A region of Rhizobium grahamii DNA encodes the following proteins:
- a CDS encoding NnrU family protein produces the protein MALLIVGIIIFLGLHLIRVIAPGLRQSLINSLGENGWKAAYSVVSILSLVLLIYGFGQARQVTGMLYTPPVWMAHITITLMLIAVICLVASLLPAGHIAVKTKHPMVLSVKIWAFSHLLANGETSSVLLFGAFLAWGVILRIALKRRQRAGELTLRPFVSGKYDLYAVIIGIVAWALITFKLHELLIGVAPIVM, from the coding sequence ATGGCATTGCTCATCGTCGGCATCATCATTTTCCTCGGCCTGCATCTGATCCGCGTCATCGCGCCGGGTCTTCGGCAGTCGCTGATCAACAGTCTCGGCGAAAATGGATGGAAGGCCGCCTATTCCGTCGTCAGCATCCTCTCGCTTGTCCTGCTGATCTACGGCTTCGGCCAGGCCCGTCAGGTCACGGGCATGCTCTACACGCCACCGGTCTGGATGGCGCATATCACTATTACCCTGATGCTGATCGCCGTGATCTGTCTGGTCGCCTCGCTGCTGCCGGCGGGGCACATCGCGGTCAAGACGAAGCATCCGATGGTGCTGTCGGTGAAGATTTGGGCTTTCTCGCACCTGCTTGCCAATGGCGAGACCTCTTCGGTGCTGCTGTTCGGCGCCTTTCTGGCATGGGGTGTCATCCTGCGCATTGCGCTGAAGCGTCGCCAGCGTGCCGGCGAACTTACGCTTCGTCCCTTCGTATCCGGCAAGTACGATCTCTACGCCGTTATCATCGGCATCGTGGCCTGGGCGCTCATCACGTTCAAACTGCACGAGCTGTTGATCGGGGTAGCTCCAATCGTTATGTGA
- a CDS encoding polysaccharide deacetylase: protein MFRSFLKASFALSLLVPGVAAANDQPKQLVIISFDGAHDNALWQKSREMAARNGAHFTYFLSCTFLMNQAAKKAYQAPHQKLGKSNVGFAQSDDEIRERLGNIWHAHLEGHDISSHACGHFDGRQWSEADWSKEFTTFRATLKNAWKSVDLEEPKGWQDLVDHGIHGFRAPYLSATPGADMISAEKKAGFTYDASLVTKGPAMPVEEAGIVRFGLPLIPEGPREKPIIGMDYNLFVRHSNGTEDKVDSKAFEERSYAAFKEAFDKQYTGDRIPLQLGFHFVEMNGGAYWRALDRLVSDVCHRADVACVSYSEAIPMIEARGKLQPQAQASGL from the coding sequence ATGTTTCGCTCTTTCCTCAAAGCATCCTTCGCCCTTTCCCTGCTCGTCCCAGGCGTGGCGGCGGCGAACGACCAGCCAAAGCAGCTGGTGATCATCTCGTTCGATGGCGCCCATGACAACGCGCTCTGGCAGAAGAGCCGCGAGATGGCGGCAAGGAACGGCGCCCATTTCACCTATTTCCTCTCCTGCACCTTCCTGATGAACCAGGCCGCCAAGAAGGCCTATCAGGCGCCGCACCAGAAGCTCGGCAAATCCAATGTCGGCTTTGCGCAAAGCGACGACGAAATTCGCGAGCGGCTCGGCAACATCTGGCACGCCCATCTTGAGGGACACGACATCTCGAGCCACGCCTGCGGCCATTTCGACGGCCGCCAGTGGAGCGAGGCTGACTGGAGCAAGGAGTTTACGACCTTTCGCGCCACGCTGAAAAATGCCTGGAAGAGCGTCGACCTCGAAGAGCCTAAGGGCTGGCAGGATCTGGTCGACCACGGCATCCACGGATTCCGCGCGCCCTATCTCTCGGCAACGCCCGGCGCCGATATGATCTCCGCCGAGAAGAAGGCCGGCTTCACCTATGACGCGAGCCTGGTGACGAAGGGCCCGGCCATGCCGGTCGAGGAAGCAGGCATCGTTCGCTTCGGCCTGCCGCTGATCCCCGAAGGCCCGCGCGAAAAGCCGATCATCGGCATGGACTACAACCTCTTCGTCCGCCACTCCAACGGCACAGAGGACAAGGTGGATTCGAAGGCGTTCGAAGAGCGCTCCTATGCCGCATTCAAGGAAGCCTTCGACAAGCAGTACACCGGCGACCGCATTCCGCTGCAGCTCGGCTTCCACTTCGTCGAGATGAACGGCGGCGCTTACTGGCGCGCGCTCGACCGGCTGGTCAGCGACGTCTGCCACCGCGCCGACGTCGCCTGCGTCAGCTATTCGGAAGCGATCCCCATGATCGAGGCACGCGGCAAGTTGCAGCCGCAGGCGCAGGCTTCAGGCCTTTAG